One genomic region from Spirosoma sp. KCTC 42546 encodes:
- a CDS encoding efflux RND transporter periplasmic adaptor subunit, which yields MKRLINKPVRGLLILTGGLLLASVLTNCHSSESKAEAKEAETADAPVAAAEVFSLKKGKLSSSLHIPGELVAFRDVDIYAKVSGFIKSLNVDVGSEVKQGQLLALAEAPELSAQLSSAESRLKAQEAVSIGSKANYERVLEASKFSGAVSKNDVDLALAKRNADLAQLEAAKSAYREVADLKKYLEIRAPFNGIISARNASTGAYIGPSGKGSEFPLFVLTEQKRLRLVISVPEAYTGYVDQNDEVSFTVKTFPDKKFTGQIKRLSGALDKRLRSERVEVDVINNDKKLLPGMVAEVNLPLPTKTSTFVVPKSAIVNATTGVFVIRVKDHKAEWVPVKKGLEADNKIEIFGQLTEGDSLITTATEEIRDGAPVK from the coding sequence ATGAAACGGCTAATCAATAAACCAGTGCGTGGTCTGCTTATCCTTACAGGCGGTCTGCTGCTGGCCAGTGTGCTAACGAATTGTCATTCTTCCGAAAGCAAAGCAGAAGCGAAAGAAGCCGAAACGGCTGATGCGCCAGTGGCCGCTGCTGAGGTATTTTCATTGAAAAAAGGTAAGCTCTCTTCTTCCCTGCACATCCCCGGTGAATTGGTTGCATTTCGCGATGTAGATATTTACGCTAAAGTGAGCGGCTTTATTAAATCGCTGAATGTGGATGTTGGGTCTGAAGTGAAACAGGGCCAATTACTGGCGTTAGCCGAAGCACCTGAGCTAAGCGCCCAATTAAGTTCTGCGGAATCGCGCCTTAAAGCACAGGAGGCCGTTTCCATTGGCAGTAAGGCTAATTATGAGCGGGTTTTAGAGGCCAGCAAATTCTCCGGTGCCGTTTCAAAGAATGATGTTGATCTCGCCTTGGCGAAACGTAATGCCGACCTCGCCCAACTGGAAGCGGCTAAATCGGCTTACCGCGAAGTGGCCGATTTAAAGAAATACCTGGAAATCAGAGCGCCGTTCAACGGAATTATCAGTGCCCGTAATGCCAGCACAGGTGCCTACATCGGACCATCAGGCAAAGGGTCAGAATTTCCCTTGTTTGTATTGACCGAGCAAAAGAGGCTTCGTTTGGTTATTTCGGTCCCTGAAGCCTACACGGGCTATGTTGATCAGAATGATGAAGTGAGCTTTACGGTCAAAACATTTCCCGATAAGAAATTTACCGGCCAGATAAAACGCTTATCGGGCGCGCTCGACAAACGCTTACGGTCGGAGCGGGTTGAAGTGGATGTGATCAACAATGATAAGAAGCTGCTACCCGGTATGGTAGCTGAAGTAAACCTGCCACTACCTACGAAAACGAGTACGTTTGTTGTGCCGAAATCGGCTATCGTTAACGCAACGACGGGCGTTTTCGTGATCCGGGTTAAGGATCATAAAGCGGAGTGGGTACCTGTGAAAAAAGGATTGGAAGCCGACAATAAAATCGAAATCTTCGGTCAGTTAACCGAAGGGGATTCGCTCATTACAACCGCCACAGAAGAAATTCGGGATGGTGCGCCGGTGAAGTAA
- a CDS encoding efflux RND transporter permease subunit produces the protein MNLIRSALRKPITILVIVASLFYFGIGAVRSIKIDIFPNLNLPVIYISQPFGGYTPNQMESFFGKQYVNLLLYVSGVKSIETKNIQGITLLKLSFYEGTNMAQAAAEVSAYSNRAQSSFPPGSQPPFILRFDASTLPVGQLVLSSPKRSNNELQDLANVYIRSGFTSIPGLVSPAPFGGNARSIVIKADPELLRAHNLTPDQLVAALRINNQATPAGNVRIGDFNYFTPANTTVKNIQDFGDIPLYTGTVQNLYLKDVATIEDGADITQGYVLVNGKRSVYLPITKSADASTWEVVQNLKAALPRFQALLPEDVKLTYTFDQSVYVINAVESLMTEGAIGAILTGLMVLLFLGDVRGALIVIITIPTCIISGVLFLSLFGQTINIMTLSGLSLAIGILVDESTVTIENIHQHMDMGKPKALAIWDACKEIAFSKLLILFCILAVFAPAFTMTGIPGALFLPLALAIGFSMITSYLMAQTLVPVLANWMMKEHHPVSNGKAGLNGSHSQEANGQLIKPNGKLPVNGNHSQDDILQEKKKLAHRIDLDNDGKISFFERIRARFVRFIGRTLVYRKPIVLIYVAGSLGIALLLITSIGRDVLPKVSGGQFQVRIRKPDGTRLEKTEATMLKTIDVLNQLVGKENIEITSAMVGMHGAQFSTSPIYLFMAGPQEGVLQVSLKEDYDVDLDQLKDKFRASMKKALPDVKLSFEPIELTDKILSQGSPTPIEVKLSGKNKQQNEEYANKVIAKLNRIPYLRDVQIGQATKSPAININIDRTRAAQLGTDISAISRSLIAATSSSRYTEKSVWIDPKSSQSYTVQVQVPEGQMTSVNDLGEIPVLPNSNRPVLSDVATLQQGTTYGENDNIGAIPVLSVTANLNDIDLGTAARDVQKAIDSLGELPRGLTVKMQGLTQVLIDTLDSLQTGLITAIVVIFLMLAANFQSFKVSLVVLCTVPAVLVGSLTLLMLTGSTLNLQSYMGMIMSVGVSISNAVLMVTNAEELRMKNGNAMLSAREAASLRMRPILMTSVAMVVGMIPMASGLGEGGSQAAPLGRAVIGGLIASTFAALFILPLAFAWVQGKTTTESVSLDPEDKDSKYYISPSYETANQ, from the coding sequence ATGAATTTAATCCGCTCTGCGTTACGGAAGCCAATTACGATTCTGGTTATCGTAGCCAGCTTATTCTACTTCGGCATTGGTGCCGTTCGTTCGATCAAGATTGATATTTTTCCAAACCTGAATTTACCGGTCATTTACATTTCGCAGCCATTTGGTGGGTATACACCCAACCAGATGGAGTCGTTTTTTGGGAAACAGTATGTGAACCTGTTACTCTACGTGTCGGGGGTAAAGAGTATTGAAACGAAAAATATTCAGGGCATTACGCTCTTGAAGCTGTCGTTTTACGAAGGTACAAACATGGCGCAGGCGGCTGCCGAGGTATCTGCGTATTCGAACCGGGCCCAGTCCAGTTTCCCGCCCGGCTCACAGCCACCCTTTATTTTGCGTTTCGATGCCTCTACCTTACCAGTTGGTCAATTAGTACTCAGCAGCCCGAAACGCAGTAATAATGAGTTGCAGGATCTGGCCAACGTCTATATCCGGTCCGGGTTCACGTCTATTCCAGGTCTGGTATCGCCCGCTCCGTTTGGAGGTAATGCTCGTTCCATTGTTATTAAAGCAGACCCTGAGCTGTTGCGGGCGCATAATCTGACGCCCGATCAACTGGTGGCTGCTTTACGGATCAATAACCAGGCAACGCCTGCCGGAAACGTGCGCATTGGCGACTTCAATTACTTTACCCCCGCGAATACAACCGTCAAGAATATTCAGGATTTCGGCGATATTCCACTCTATACCGGAACGGTTCAAAACCTGTATCTGAAAGATGTTGCCACTATTGAAGATGGGGCCGATATTACCCAGGGCTACGTATTGGTCAATGGAAAGCGCTCCGTGTATTTACCCATCACCAAGTCGGCGGATGCGTCTACCTGGGAGGTTGTTCAGAATCTGAAAGCTGCCCTGCCCCGTTTTCAGGCTCTATTACCGGAAGATGTAAAGCTGACCTACACCTTCGACCAATCGGTATATGTAATCAACGCCGTAGAAAGCCTGATGACGGAAGGAGCTATTGGTGCCATTCTAACGGGGCTGATGGTACTACTCTTTCTGGGTGATGTGCGTGGCGCTTTGATCGTAATCATTACCATCCCAACCTGTATTATTTCGGGGGTTTTGTTCCTGTCATTATTTGGACAGACGATTAATATTATGACGTTGAGTGGTCTCTCGCTCGCCATCGGGATTCTGGTCGATGAGAGTACCGTAACGATCGAGAATATTCACCAGCATATGGATATGGGTAAACCCAAGGCCTTAGCTATTTGGGATGCCTGTAAAGAAATTGCCTTTTCAAAACTGCTGATTCTGTTCTGTATTCTTGCCGTATTTGCGCCCGCATTTACGATGACGGGTATTCCGGGGGCGTTGTTCCTGCCACTTGCTTTGGCCATTGGTTTCTCAATGATCACATCGTATCTAATGGCGCAAACCTTAGTGCCGGTTTTGGCCAACTGGATGATGAAAGAACACCATCCGGTTAGTAATGGAAAAGCAGGTCTAAATGGGAGCCACAGTCAGGAGGCAAATGGGCAGTTGATTAAACCTAATGGAAAACTACCTGTAAATGGTAACCACAGTCAGGATGATATACTACAGGAAAAGAAAAAGCTAGCGCACCGTATCGACCTCGATAACGATGGTAAGATCAGTTTCTTCGAGCGGATTAGGGCGCGTTTTGTGCGATTCATTGGCCGTACGCTTGTCTATCGTAAGCCTATTGTCTTGATCTATGTGGCTGGTTCATTGGGTATTGCGCTTTTACTTATTACCTCTATTGGTCGCGATGTATTGCCAAAAGTAAGCGGAGGGCAGTTTCAGGTTCGTATTCGCAAACCCGACGGTACCCGACTCGAAAAGACCGAAGCCACGATGCTGAAAACGATTGATGTACTGAATCAATTGGTTGGCAAGGAAAATATTGAGATTACGTCAGCTATGGTTGGGATGCACGGAGCCCAGTTTTCAACGAGCCCCATTTACCTGTTCATGGCCGGACCACAGGAAGGTGTTTTGCAGGTAAGTCTGAAAGAAGATTACGATGTTGATCTGGATCAGTTGAAAGATAAATTCAGAGCCAGCATGAAAAAGGCGCTGCCTGATGTCAAGCTTTCGTTTGAACCCATTGAATTGACAGACAAGATTCTCAGCCAGGGTTCACCAACGCCTATTGAAGTTAAACTGTCTGGAAAGAACAAACAGCAGAACGAAGAATATGCCAATAAGGTAATCGCTAAACTGAACAGAATCCCCTATCTGCGGGATGTTCAGATTGGTCAGGCTACGAAATCTCCCGCTATTAATATAAACATTGACCGGACACGGGCCGCTCAGCTAGGCACCGATATATCGGCGATTTCCCGTTCATTGATTGCTGCTACATCGTCGTCGCGCTATACGGAGAAGAGCGTCTGGATCGACCCGAAATCGAGTCAATCCTATACCGTGCAGGTGCAGGTTCCAGAAGGTCAAATGACCAGTGTCAATGATTTAGGCGAAATACCGGTTTTGCCAAATTCAAATCGCCCGGTTCTGAGCGATGTGGCGACTCTTCAACAAGGAACGACTTATGGGGAGAATGATAACATTGGTGCCATACCAGTACTGTCTGTAACGGCCAACCTGAATGATATCGACTTAGGCACCGCAGCCCGCGATGTTCAGAAAGCCATCGACTCGCTCGGCGAACTGCCTCGTGGTTTAACCGTGAAAATGCAGGGGTTAACTCAGGTACTTATCGACACCCTTGATAGTCTGCAAACAGGTCTGATCACTGCCATCGTCGTTATTTTCCTGATGCTGGCGGCCAACTTCCAGTCATTCAAGGTATCCCTGGTTGTTTTGTGTACGGTGCCTGCGGTATTGGTCGGTTCATTGACGCTGTTGATGTTGACCGGCTCAACGCTCAATCTTCAATCCTACATGGGTATGATTATGTCGGTGGGGGTATCCATCTCCAACGCCGTCCTGATGGTGACCAATGCCGAAGAACTGCGAATGAAAAATGGGAATGCCATGCTATCGGCACGAGAAGCCGCGTCGTTGCGTATGCGGCCTATTCTGATGACCAGCGTAGCCATGGTAGTTGGTATGATTCCCATGGCATCGGGTTTAGGCGAAGGCGGCTCGCAGGCAGCACCGCTGGGCCGGGCTGTTATCGGTGGTCTGATTGCCTCAACGTTTGCGGCCTTATTCATTCTACCATTGGCCTTTGCCTGGGTACAGGGCAAAACAACAACCGAATCGGTGTCGCTTGATCCCGAAGATAAAGACAGTAAATATTACATTTCTCCCTCGTATGAAACGGCTAATCAATAA
- a CDS encoding gliding motility-associated C-terminal domain-containing protein, protein MKDFFYQPRLGRLGVTGLFMLLLPLCCLWIPVNAQPVKSYSNWYFGDGAGVTFNGGTPQAVTDGKLRSMEGCASMSDENGQLLFYTDGSTIWNRNHEVMPGATGLGGNSQTTQSVLIVPYQNSTKQFYVFSLGTQNQNTGMQYAYVDMNLGSGLGGLTYKNKPLLLPSTEKITVIKHCNNLNHWIITHEFGSNTFRVYLLNDNGLILTPTVYKVGSTHQSLSGAGHGTRQQNKGYMKPSHDGKKLAVAVSDSIQGGFLEVFDFDNKTGAISNPVKLESAETVGAYGLEFSPDNSLLYLSTMFSKKIYQINVAGLSVNTTLTVQAQTSYSKGIGALQLGPDDKIYGALPGENYLLTINQPNQSGTGCGLVSQAVSLSGRKALAGMPFVIDEVKQLPPEVSISLKKPGGCNNFLLESKIINLDPNYLIYQWYVDGVAVAGGNKPTLTPAKTGTYSLKVRETKCQDIQVTSNEIRVILVEANPTAKLVPDSCGTFLLNAHASGGSFQWTGFGITSARDRLDSLTVSGISGSQTYRVRVTDPDDATCFAEKEVTATFTAPAPFQLTTSTRSACGDTLSLRAVPTTDWDAFRWQFPDGSSITGTTALARQSGQYQLTASSTTTGCKSETAVTVALNPIPKLQLGSHQITTCLASTSNGYQELDAGLLPDVIYTWTSGGKPIGADRLLKVYTYGTYTVMVRTSAGCQAIDSVKVTANCPPMPPVVTIPDAFTPNQDGMNEALVIYGSGAEHMTLTIYNRWGEQIYKVTDGVSSLGGWTTWDGTYGGQPVTSGLYVYRLNGKGIDFPDSFTREGIIQVIR, encoded by the coding sequence GTGAAAGACTTCTTTTACCAACCTCGGTTAGGGCGACTAGGTGTAACAGGCCTATTCATGCTCCTGCTACCGCTCTGTTGCCTCTGGATTCCCGTAAACGCACAACCTGTTAAAAGCTATTCCAACTGGTATTTTGGCGATGGGGCAGGGGTTACCTTCAATGGTGGAACTCCTCAGGCTGTAACGGATGGAAAATTGCGTTCTATGGAAGGATGTGCCAGCATGTCGGATGAGAACGGTCAACTACTTTTTTACACCGACGGCAGTACCATCTGGAACCGAAATCACGAAGTCATGCCCGGTGCTACGGGCTTGGGAGGCAATAGTCAGACAACACAATCGGTACTAATCGTGCCCTATCAGAACAGTACCAAACAATTTTATGTGTTTTCGCTGGGTACTCAGAACCAGAATACCGGAATGCAGTACGCGTATGTTGATATGAATCTGGGATCTGGACTAGGGGGGCTAACCTATAAAAATAAGCCACTGTTGTTGCCTTCCACAGAAAAAATTACGGTAATCAAGCATTGTAACAACCTGAATCACTGGATTATTACCCATGAATTCGGGAGTAATACGTTCCGGGTTTACCTGCTCAATGACAACGGCCTGATCCTGACGCCTACGGTATATAAAGTTGGCAGTACGCATCAATCCCTGTCTGGCGCAGGACATGGAACACGGCAACAGAATAAAGGCTATATGAAACCGTCGCACGATGGTAAAAAGCTGGCGGTTGCGGTTTCGGATAGTATTCAGGGCGGGTTTCTGGAAGTATTCGATTTTGATAATAAAACGGGTGCTATCTCCAATCCCGTAAAACTGGAAAGCGCTGAAACAGTTGGCGCTTATGGACTGGAGTTCTCGCCGGATAACAGCCTGCTTTATCTTTCTACCATGTTCAGTAAAAAGATTTACCAGATCAACGTGGCTGGTTTATCCGTTAACACAACGCTGACGGTGCAGGCTCAAACTAGCTATTCAAAAGGGATTGGCGCTTTACAACTAGGGCCTGATGATAAAATCTATGGAGCCCTGCCCGGAGAAAACTATTTGTTAACCATTAATCAACCCAATCAGTCTGGAACCGGGTGCGGGTTGGTGTCACAGGCTGTTAGTCTGAGTGGCAGAAAAGCGTTGGCGGGTATGCCGTTTGTGATCGACGAAGTAAAACAACTGCCACCTGAGGTCAGCATCTCGCTTAAAAAACCGGGTGGCTGCAATAATTTTTTACTGGAATCGAAGATTATTAACCTCGATCCCAATTACCTGATTTATCAGTGGTATGTTGATGGCGTTGCCGTTGCGGGTGGCAATAAGCCCACACTGACGCCCGCTAAAACGGGGACGTATAGCCTGAAGGTGCGCGAAACGAAATGCCAGGACATACAGGTAACTTCCAATGAGATTCGGGTTATTCTGGTTGAGGCAAATCCTACCGCTAAACTCGTTCCTGACTCCTGTGGTACGTTTTTACTTAATGCCCATGCGAGCGGGGGGAGCTTTCAATGGACCGGATTTGGCATTACATCCGCTCGTGATCGACTGGATTCGTTAACGGTGTCTGGCATTAGTGGCAGCCAAACGTACCGGGTGCGGGTCACCGATCCCGACGATGCCACCTGCTTTGCTGAAAAAGAAGTAACGGCCACGTTTACAGCACCCGCACCTTTTCAGTTGACGACATCAACTCGCTCAGCTTGCGGGGATACGCTCAGCCTGCGGGCTGTTCCTACCACCGATTGGGATGCCTTTCGCTGGCAATTCCCGGATGGCAGTTCTATAACGGGAACAACTGCCCTGGCGCGACAAAGTGGGCAATATCAGCTAACGGCATCTAGTACAACTACGGGATGTAAAAGCGAGACTGCGGTTACGGTAGCGCTTAATCCTATTCCCAAGCTACAACTAGGCTCGCACCAGATAACTACTTGTTTGGCTAGCACCAGCAATGGCTATCAGGAACTGGATGCTGGTTTGTTGCCGGACGTAATCTATACCTGGACAAGTGGCGGAAAACCAATTGGAGCTGATCGACTTTTAAAGGTATACACCTACGGTACCTACACAGTAATGGTGCGTACATCCGCTGGTTGCCAGGCAATTGATTCCGTAAAGGTTACTGCCAACTGCCCTCCCATGCCGCCCGTTGTTACTATTCCCGATGCGTTTACGCCCAATCAGGACGGAATGAACGAAGCGCTGGTTATTTATGGCTCGGGGGCCGAGCATATGACGCTAACCATTTATAATCGCTGGGGCGAACAGATCTATAAGGTCACCGATGGTGTATCGTCGCTAGGGGGCTGGACAACCTGGGATGGTACCTATGGTGGCCAGCCTGTTACGAGCGGTTTGTATGTGTATCGACTCAATGGGAAAGGCATTGACTTTCCGGATTCGTTTACCAGAGAGGGTATCATTCAGGTCATTCGATGA
- a CDS encoding sugar phosphate isomerase/epimerase, with protein sequence MKTLFFCPMWGMENLSYTEAAKRVKAAGYDGMEIAAGPDKRNEAVQVMHDNGLELILMAFGGGSNFAEHKKKYQDDLLNIASYKPLFINAHTGHDYFTFEQNAELIQTAAAVQAQTGVRILHETHRGRFSYSAPAIQYYLLKLPDMRLTADYSHWVNVAESYLADQAGNVNRAIAVSDHIHCRVGHPEGPQVNDPRAPEWKDALESHAKWWDAIRDRLQKANTPTLTITCEFGPAGYLPTLPYTQQPVASQWDVNVFMKDYLKKRWQV encoded by the coding sequence TTGAAAACTCTCTTCTTCTGCCCCATGTGGGGTATGGAAAACCTGTCGTATACGGAGGCCGCCAAACGAGTAAAAGCAGCCGGCTACGACGGCATGGAAATTGCCGCTGGGCCAGACAAACGAAATGAAGCCGTTCAGGTCATGCATGATAACGGTCTGGAGCTCATCCTAATGGCCTTTGGGGGCGGGAGCAATTTCGCGGAACACAAGAAAAAGTACCAGGATGATCTGCTGAACATTGCGTCGTACAAACCTTTGTTCATCAACGCGCATACAGGTCACGATTACTTTACCTTCGAGCAAAATGCTGAGTTGATTCAGACGGCCGCAGCGGTTCAGGCACAAACTGGCGTTCGTATTCTACACGAAACCCATCGGGGTCGATTCTCCTACAGTGCACCGGCCATTCAATACTACCTGCTCAAACTACCAGACATGCGCCTTACCGCCGATTATTCGCATTGGGTGAATGTGGCCGAATCGTATCTGGCAGATCAGGCCGGGAACGTGAACCGCGCTATTGCCGTCAGCGACCACATCCATTGCCGGGTGGGCCATCCGGAAGGACCGCAGGTAAACGATCCGCGCGCACCCGAGTGGAAAGACGCCCTCGAAAGTCATGCCAAGTGGTGGGATGCCATCCGCGATCGGCTACAGAAAGCCAACACCCCAACCCTAACCATCACCTGCGAATTTGGCCCGGCGGGGTATCTACCCACCTTGCCCTACACCCAGCAACCCGTTGCTAGTCAGTGGGATGTAAATGTGTTTATGAAGGACTATTTGAAAAAAAGATGGCAGGTATAA
- the fbaA gene encoding class II fructose-bisphosphate aldolase translates to MSEAATRFAPGVVTGEGVTELFRHANENDYALPAVNVVGTDSVNAVLETAKAVNSPVIVQFSNGGGIFYAGKSLPNDKQQAAIAGSISGALHVHHVAEIYGVPVILHTDHCAKKLLPWIDGLLAAGEKHFDQTGKPLYSSHMLDLSEEPIEENIEICSKYFERMAKIGMTLEIELGVTGGEEDGVDNSDVDDSKLYTQPSEVAYAYEELSKISPNFTIAAAFGNVHGVYKPGNVKLSPIILDNSQKYIQEHYNTGPLPVNFVFHGGSGSSREEIREAIRYGAVKMNLDTDMQWAMWEGILKYYKSKEGYLQSQLGNPEGSDSPNKKYYDPRVWLRKGEESMVQRLKIAFEDLNCINRLA, encoded by the coding sequence ATGAGCGAAGCAGCCACCCGTTTTGCCCCCGGCGTTGTAACCGGCGAAGGCGTTACCGAACTTTTCCGTCACGCCAACGAAAATGATTACGCCCTGCCTGCCGTCAACGTTGTCGGTACTGACTCTGTAAATGCCGTACTGGAAACAGCTAAAGCTGTAAATTCCCCGGTTATTGTTCAGTTCTCGAATGGTGGTGGTATTTTCTATGCTGGCAAAAGCCTGCCTAACGATAAACAACAAGCGGCCATTGCTGGCTCCATTTCAGGTGCTTTGCATGTTCACCACGTAGCCGAAATTTATGGCGTACCCGTGATTCTGCACACCGACCACTGCGCGAAGAAACTCCTGCCCTGGATTGATGGTCTGCTGGCCGCTGGCGAAAAGCATTTTGATCAAACAGGAAAGCCCCTGTATTCGTCGCACATGCTTGATCTGTCGGAAGAGCCGATTGAAGAGAACATCGAAATCTGCTCGAAATACTTTGAGCGGATGGCAAAAATTGGCATGACCCTCGAAATTGAATTGGGCGTTACCGGTGGTGAAGAAGATGGTGTTGACAACTCCGATGTTGACGATTCTAAACTCTACACGCAGCCTTCGGAAGTGGCTTATGCCTACGAAGAACTGAGCAAAATCTCGCCGAACTTCACCATTGCTGCTGCTTTTGGAAACGTGCATGGCGTATATAAGCCAGGTAACGTGAAGCTGTCGCCGATCATTCTGGACAATTCGCAGAAATACATTCAGGAGCACTATAATACGGGACCACTGCCTGTGAACTTCGTATTCCACGGTGGATCAGGCTCGAGCCGCGAAGAAATCCGGGAAGCTATCCGCTACGGAGCGGTGAAAATGAACCTCGATACCGATATGCAATGGGCTATGTGGGAAGGTATCCTGAAATACTACAAGTCGAAAGAAGGTTATCTGCAATCGCAGTTGGGTAACCCCGAAGGCTCTGATTCGCCCAACAAAAAATATTATGATCCACGTGTGTGGCTGCGTAAAGGCGAAGAAAGCATGGTGCAACGCCTGAAAATTGCGTTCGAAGATTTGAACTGTATCAACCGGTTGGCTTAG